Genomic window (Deltaproteobacteria bacterium):
CGCCAATTCTAATAATTGTATTGGTGTTGCAAATTTTGAATTGGCGGGTTTTCAAGTTTTTATTGCACTTCTAATACTTCTATCGCACCGGTTAAACGACGTTGGCTACAGGTTATCTTAACTTTCTCATTATCGGATAATTTCTCATACTGCTGCTTATCAACATTGGCCACGATATCTTGACCATTATATTTTAAATGTAATTTAATAGGACCAACGATATCATGCGGATCTGTGTTGGCGCTGCCAGTTTCTGCTTGCGACTCGTTGTCTTCTTTATTTGGTTGATATTCTTGCTTAATTACCGTCGCTTCAATCGTAATTGGTTTTAAAGATACACGATCAAACAAGGCAAATAACCCAGCAAATAATAAACCAAATACAATTACGGCACTAAGCGCTGCCATAAGCTTGCTGTTTTTTATTTTTGCTAAATCCATCATCTCTTTCTCTCTGTGGTATAAAACCACCAAAAAGGAAAAGGTGTTAATCTATTTTATTTTATCAGAAAAATTCTTTGCGACATTAAAATCTTAGCTATGCAAATCGCCTACATTGGCTTACAAAAACAGACTATCGGCCTTTAATGTTTTCACAATATCTATTTCCCCTATAGCCCCTATAGCTGGTGCCAAACGTTAAATAAAAAGTATAAAAATATTGTTTCTTAAGAGCTCTCCCCCTGGCGTAAACGCCAAGAAATGCCATAAATGACACAAACGCCAAATCAAGAGCGTTTTCTAATGTTGCCCTTTATCGCGCTTGCTACATCTCCCTCGTCTTCCTTAATAGCTTTCGATAAAAGCAGTATTTATAAATAACTTTAAGTACCGAATCACTGTCGTCTTACTCCTGCATGCGCATGACCGTTCGCTCGCGAGACGTAGCGGCGCTTTGGGCCGCCTGCTTTATGTTGCCCTTTGCTGCGTAAACTTTGGGGGTTAGGTTTGCTTGGGTGTTTATTAAAACCATCAGATGAAGGTGGTTTGCTGCTATTTCTACTATTTTTTGCTAATTGTTGCTGCAAATCTTTAACCTGCGCTTCTAATTGAGTAATACGTGCAAGTGCCTGCTCTAATAAATATTCAAGCTCTTTAATACGTTTATCTCGCGGATCTTCTTGAACAGTCATCAAGTATTGGTAGATCAAATTTTGCAGCCTTTTGCGATCCTAAAAATGCTTGCTTTTTATTATAGTGTAATATTTTTCGCTGGTCTAAACGATGAAAGTACTTTTTGGGATTGATTTTATGCTAGCTTTAGAATGTTAAAGAAACATTATAATTACCCGCGCAACGAAGGTACATCTCTTGAGCGTAACGTCATGTGCCTACACGAGAAATACTGCATTCATTCGGTACCCAAAGCTGTTTGTGAATGTTACTTTTATCGAAGATAAGCCAGCGAAGACGAAAGAGATTTACTGAGAGCGCGGGCTTTACTTGATTTATGACCTGAAGAGTTACAATATTTTATGGTTTGATAATAACTATGCGAGCATCAGAAATTTTATAAGCAATATCGCAATCTGCACTAGCCTGCAGAGCAGCTTGTTTTGCTATGGATATTAAGGTTATTAGTTGTTGTGGTGTTGTAGAAAAGACACCAATTATCCATTCACAGCGACTTTTTCTTTCAAAAATGCCATTTACTGGTAATGCGATTTCTTCACCTGCTGCTATAGCTCTGCTTTGCTCATCTTCTCTGGGGAATAAAATCGTACTCTCACCATTTGCGCTAACACTCAATAGCGCTAAATAAGCTGGCGTAGATGCAGAATAAAAAAATCCTACCCGATCACCATTGCAAAGACGTTCACCTTTGGTTAAACGAAATCGTTTACCCATTCTTTCAATGGCTACGTACAGCTTTTCATTTAAACCCTTATAAATTATATTAGGTGTATTTGATGTAATTAAGTTAAGCCCCGAATCTAACAAATCTGACAATAAAGTTGTAGCACTAAGTACTAATAGTATTACACCACAAGCAAATAGCAGCCCACGTGGCAATAACCAAAATAATTTTTTACTTTTTACTTGGTCGCTGATCTTGTTATTATTGACATTAATAATCTCACGCCAATTTTTAGTTGTTGCCGAACATATAGCGCAGTTTTGCAAATGCTTTTGGGCACTTTGAACCTGTTCTGGCGTCGCGTCTTCGCTAAGTCCTATACTCACTTGCAGTAGGCCTGGACATTCTTCTTCAAAAAATCGTCCTTTTTTTAAACGAAAAGATAGCAAAGTATCTATTTTTTGCTCATCCAATGTATATGGTGAATTAAAAGGCAGGCTCACGACCCACCTCCTGTGTTTCTGCAGTTGGTTTTGTTGCAAATGTTGCTCGCTCAAGACACTTGCGCAAAACAACCATAGTTGAATTTAGCATTCGACCTATATATTGCTTTGATATGCCAAGACGCACAGCTATATCGCTATTTGATAATTCTTCAAAATATCGCATTTTTACTATACGTTGAACTTTAGGGGTAAGTTTATTAAGACAAATATTAAGCCTGGGCATTATTAAATGATATGTTGCCCTATCTTCTGGAGATACTGTATTTAGCGCGACTTGATTTTCTATATGGTAATCATAAGCTGTATCGAGACGTTGTTTTTCTTTGATGGAGCGACGGGTGGCCATCAATTGCAAATAAGTAAGAATAGCTTTAGGACTTTCTAACGTATGAATATATTTAGTTAAAAAATCATCCAACACTTCAACACTTATCTCATTAGCAGAAAATCCCTCTCCTAAAACTTTCATGCAAATGCCATGTACGATAGGAAAATATATCGACCAAAAACGACGATGCGCTTCTTCATCGTTTTGTTTTATACCAGCCATGAGTTCGCTGTTTTCAATAGCGACCATAGCGTCTCCTTATTTGTAAAATTACTTAGTCTTTTTATTAAGAGGCACCCAAAGACAAAGGTAAACTTGAAAAATAAAATTATTCGCACAATGCGATCTCTTTCTTCTAGCCGATTGGTATGCGTTTGTCGTAAAAAAATAATATGTGGGTAAAAACTATAATAACATTATTAGGAATTTTATTTATCATTACCCCCTTATGTGGTCAGGCGGCAGCAATTCGCTATGCGATTATTGTGGGCAGTAACGTAGGGAGTGATGTAGGTTCTCATCCTCCATTACCAAAATTATTACATGCAGAACGTGAAGCAGAAGTATTACGCAATCGTTTGGTCGCTTTATCTAATTTTGACATCACTAATAATCGCATACTGCTACTGCTTGCACCGACGCGAAACGAAGTAATACAAGCCGCTCATCAAATAGCAGAACAAAAACGGCACGATGAAAAAACCTACGGAAATTTTGATTCATTTTTTGCATTCTTTTTTACCGGTCACGGAAAAAGCACAAGATTACTTTTACGTAATGGTCCCTTATCAACCACAGAGTTAGCTTC
Coding sequences:
- a CDS encoding DUF4384 domain-containing protein encodes the protein MSLPFNSPYTLDEQKIDTLLSFRLKKGRFFEEECPGLLQVSIGLSEDATPEQVQSAQKHLQNCAICSATTKNWREIINVNNNKISDQVKSKKLFWLLPRGLLFACGVILLVLSATTLLSDLLDSGLNLITSNTPNIIYKGLNEKLYVAIERMGKRFRLTKGERLCNGDRVGFFYSASTPAYLALLSVSANGESTILFPREDEQSRAIAAGEEIALPVNGIFERKSRCEWIIGVFSTTPQQLITLISIAKQAALQASADCDIAYKISDARIVIIKP
- a CDS encoding RNA polymerase sigma factor, yielding MVAIENSELMAGIKQNDEEAHRRFWSIYFPIVHGICMKVLGEGFSANEISVEVLDDFLTKYIHTLESPKAILTYLQLMATRRSIKEKQRLDTAYDYHIENQVALNTVSPEDRATYHLIMPRLNICLNKLTPKVQRIVKMRYFEELSNSDIAVRLGISKQYIGRMLNSTMVVLRKCLERATFATKPTAETQEVGREPAF